From a single Leishmania major strain Friedlin complete genome, chromosome 27 genomic region:
- a CDS encoding putative heat shock protein DNAJ (previous protein_id=AAZ09992.1), with translation MVKETGYYNALGLSPDASEDEIKRAYRKLALKYHPDKNTEPGAQEKFKEVSVAYECLSDPDKRKRYDQFGKDAVEMQGGGVDPSDIFASFFGGGSRPRGEPKPKDIVHELPVPLEAFYCGKTIKLAITRDRLCTQCSGTGSKVAGVSATCKDCGGRGVRMMTRQLQPGFIQQIQTACPVCKGKGTNLREEDKCVSCRGQQIIKDKKVFEVMVEKGMHRGDSVTFSGEGDQIPGVKLSGDIIIILDQKPHQTFIRKGDHLFLEQTISLAEALTGFSLNITQLDGRELAISSTAGTIIDPANMYSVSREGMPVAHTGGMERGDLIIRFQVVFPKTLRQGCVPELRKMLGYPQQPPAKDGAEQYTLQESHIDLEKEARRNAYDDDGDQPRVQTAGCAQQ, from the coding sequence ATGGTGAAGGAGACCGGCTATTACAACGCCCTCGGCTTGAGTCCCGATGCGAGCGAGGATGAGATCAAGCGCGCCTATCGAAAGCTGGCACTCAAGTACCATCCGGACAAGAACACGGAACCCGGTGCGCAGGAGAAGTTTAAGGAGGTGTCGGTCGCATACGAGTGCTTGTCGGACCCCGACAAGCGCAAGCGCTATGACCAGTTCGGCAAGGACGCAGTGGAGAtgcagggcggcggcgtcgacccAAGCGATATCTTCGCGAGCTTCTTCGGGGGTGGCAGCCGCCCGCGCGGCGAGCCGAAGCCGAAGGACATTGTGCACGAGCTGCCGGTTCCACTGGAGGCTTTCTACTGCGGCAAGACCATCAAGCTCGCTATCACCCGCGACCGCCTGTGCacgcagtgcagcggcaccggctccaAGGTCGCTGGCGTGAGTGCCACATGCAAGGACTGCGGCGGCCGAGGTGTGCGGATGATGACTCGCCAGTTGCAGCCCGGGTTTATTCAGCAGATACAAACTGCGTGCCCGGTGTGCAAAGGCAAGGGCACGAacctgcgcgaggaggacaaGTGCGTCAGTTGCCGTGGCCAGCAGATCATCAAGGACAAGAAGGTGTTCGAGGTGATGGTGGAGAAGGGCATGCACCGCGGCGACAGCGTTACCTTCAGCGGGGAGGGCGACCAGATTCCTGGCGTCAAGCTCTCCGGCGacatcatcatcatcctGGACCAGAAGCCGCACCAGACCTTTATCCGAAAGGGCGACCACCTCTTCCTGGAGCAAACCATCTCCCTCGCCGAGGCGCTCACGGGTTTCTCGCTGAACATTACCCAGCTCGACGGCCGCGAGCtcgccatctcctccaccgccggcaccatCATCGACCCCGCCAATATGTACAGCGTGAGCCGCGAGGGTATGCCGGTTGCTCACACCGGCGGCATGGAGCGCGGCGACCTCATCATTCGCTTCCAAGTCGTCTTTCCAAAGACGCTGAGGCAGGGGTGTGTGCCAGAGCTGCGCAAGATGCTGGGCtacccgcagcagcccccgGCCAAGGACGGCGCCGAGCAGTACACGCTGCAGGAGTCGCACATCGACCTCGAGAAGGAGGCGCGCCGTAACGCCTATGATGACGATGGCGACCAGCCGCGCGTGCAGACGGCCGGCTGCGCGCAGCAGTGA
- a CDS encoding conserved hypothetical protein (previous protein_id=AAZ09989.1): MKRLQPVCPAAMVPGCGAAMQYSRRWNLLEHRTKGSPYMKHLDLYARRDPQLAPYLLREVDIEYKRKCRKVSFLVWVVIFTVSVAWQTRMQGEALHYMRLYASYVRAEQDAKDEDNIKRRKAFVGVMNVVKDAFDRDQRWTAADEAKALKELR, encoded by the coding sequence ATGAAGCGCTTGCAGCCGGTGTGcccggcggcgatggtgccgGGCTGCGGGGCGGCGATGCAGTACAGCCGTCGCTGGAATCTGCTGGAGCACCGCACGAAGGGGTCCCCGTACATGAAGCACCTCGACCTCTACGCCCGCCGCGACCCCCAGCTTGCCCCATATCTGCTGAGGGAGGTGGACATCGAGTACAAGCGCAAATGCCGCAAAGTATCGTTCCTAGTGTGGGTCGTCATCTTCACCGTGTCCGTTGCGTGGCAGACCCGCATGCAGGGGGAGGCGCTGCACTACATGCGCTTGTACGCCTCCTACGTCCGCGCCGAGCAGGACGCGAAGGACGAAGACAACATCAAGCGACGCAAGGCGTTCGTGGGCGTCATGAACGTTGTGAAGGACGCCTTTGACCGCGATCAGCGCTGGACCGCCGCTGATGAGGCGAAGGCGCTAAAGGAGCTGCGGTGA
- a CDS encoding putative TPR-repeat protein (previous protein_id=AAZ09991.1): MDRSVAESIRQQSDDLRDELKELEQWEDAMQAREMAKAQRKVPLPTSVAAAEPPIRGTVPSLKEAIRQQQQQARATGTSGDTAAEAIADPIQQAKDKGNVLFQSGHLQEAVAAYTVGIDLDPASATTHVLYANRAMCYLKLGQWTAAEKDATTCVHMNTGYAKAYYRRAVARKQLGKLREARADLEAVLALAPKDVSAQQEMESVTKALQAKRAAESQATTTATTTKKKRIVIEEVDSEGDEAAAEAPATSASKLSTEEEELHQACIEEDMRRLAAARKANEEQVRQEAQREAAAQAKRQRRHERVEIIEEAEHSPAEKKKMAPSPATSSPVVEQTPPLSTSSPPSSSSPSPTSAATRPRARPPIAKESLTAPKSFSEFERRFRELVQQPDLRDHYVRLLDPATMAKLFGSNMSPEMLLGILQAIKTFNATTALQYAKGLCQVSRVEDVALFFDAQEKAVVQDVLDLLRSAPGTPAKDIQQIERKLKPL; this comes from the coding sequence ATGGATCGAAGCGTGGCGGAGTCCATCCGGCAGCAGTCCGACGACTTGCGGGATGAGCtcaaggagctggagcagtGGGAAGACGCCATGCAGGCGCGGGAGATGGCCAAGGCACAACGCAAGGTGCCTCTGCCAACCAGCGTGGCCGCAGCCGAGCCACCCATTCGAGGAACGGTGCCGTcgctgaaggaggcgatacggcagcagcagcaacaggcGCGGGCAACTGGCACCAGTGGCGATACCGCTGCTGAAGCTATCGCAGACCCGATCCAGCAAGCCAAAGACAAGGGCAACGTACTTTTCCAGAGCGGCCATTtgcaggaggcggtggcggcctaCACCGTCGGCATCGACCTCGACCCAGCCAGCGCTACGACACACGTCCTGTACGCGAACCGGGCCATGTGCTACCTCAAGCTCGGCCAGTGGACGGCCGCAGAGAAGGATGCGACGACGTGCGTGCACATGAACACCGGGTATGCCAAGGCGTACTACCGACGCGCCGTGGCGCGCAAGCAGCTCggcaagctgcgcgaggctcGTGCAGACCTTGAGGCGGTGCTCGCCCTCGCTCCCAAGGACGTCAGCGCTCAGCAGGAGATGGAAAGTGTGacgaaggcgctgcaggcgaagcgAGCCGCGGAGTCGcaggccaccaccaccgctaccACTACTAAGAAGAAGCGAATTGTTATCGAGGAGGTCGACAGCGAAGGCGATGAAGCGGCGGCCGAGGCACCAGCGACGTCGGCCTCCAAGCTGTcaacggaggaggaggagctgcatcAGGCCTGCATCGAGGAGGACATGCGCaggctggcggcggcgcgaaaGGCGAACGAGGAGCAGGTGCGACAGGAGGCACAGCGCGaggccgctgcgcaggccaagcggcagcgccgccacgagCGCGTGGAGATcatcgaggaggcggagcacTCTCCCGCGGAGAAAAAGAAGATGGCACCCTCGCCTGCCACATCTTCCCCCGTGGTGGAgcagacgccaccgctgtcgacgTCATCTCcgccatcctcctcgtcgccctcACCCACATCCGCTGCcacacgcccacgcgcacgccccCCCATCGCCAAGGAGAGCCTCACCGCACCCAAGTCCTTTAGTGAATTCGAGCGGCGCTTTCGCGAGCTGGTCCAGCAGCCGGACCTGCGCGACCATTACGTGCGGCTGCTCGACCCCGCCACCATGGCGAAGCTCTTTGGCAGCAATATGTCGCCCGAGATGCTTCTCGGCATCCTGCAAGCTATCAAGACCTTCAACGCCACGACTGCCTTGCAGTATGCCAAAGGGCTGTGCCAGGTGAGCCGCGTAGAGGACGTGGCTCTCTTTTTCGATGCACAAGAGAAGGCAGTCGTACAAGATGTGCTGGACCTCCTCCGCTCAGCCCCTGGCACTCCAGCCAAGGATATCCAACAGATCGAACGCAAACTGAAGCCCTTGtag
- a CDS encoding putative vesicle-associated membrane protein (previous protein_id=AAZ09987.1), producing MPISSSLVAFERVIIAEDSVSPSVAPALQKMLSLLPRHDAKVSYQLEQDVFHFFIENDIVYACITSGHYENRIVFGFLLHIKDAFKASFAGRADRYPRHADLTPENCHGFSSTLASSRKMFNESPQEDKVCRIKEQLSATREVMLQNLDSIIERGDRIDTLCDRTELLRDEAQGFHYNARSLKHAVLMHQINIIIGAVILLAILVLIIAFSVCGIDFKKC from the coding sequence ATGCCTATCAGTAGCTCCCTGGTGGCCTTTGAGCGGGTCATCATCGCGGAAGACAGCGTCTCGCCGTCTGtagcgccggcgctgcaaAAGATGCTGAGTCTGCTTCCTCGCCACGACGCGAAGGTGAGCTATCAGCTCGAGCAGGACGTGTTTCACTTCTTCATCGAGAATGACATTGTCTACGCCTGCATCACCTCGGGTCACTACGAGAACCGGATCGTCTTTGGCTTTCTCCTCCATATCAAGGATGCATTCAAGGCATCCTTCGCCGGCAGAGCTGACCGCTATCCACGCCACGCTGATCTGACTCCAGAAAACTGCCACGGCTTTTCTTCTACGCTAGCTTCCTCCCGCAAAATGTTTAACGAGAGCCCTCAAGAGGATAAGGTTTGTCGAATCAAGGAACAGCTGAGCGCAACGCGCGAGGTGATGCTCCAGAACCTGGATAGTATTATCGAGCGCGGCGACCGCATCGACACGCTGTGCGACCGCACCGAACTCCtgcgcgacgaggcgcagggCTTCCACTATAACGCACGCTCTCTCAAGCATGCCGTTTTGATGCACCAAATTAATATCATCATCGGTGCCGTTATCCTTCTTGCCATTCTTGTCCTCATCATCGCGTTTAGCGTCTGCGGCATCGACTTTAAGAAATGCTAG
- a CDS encoding conserved hypothetical protein (previous protein_id=AAZ09994.1), giving the protein MKTCKTGIQKVRDVSEATVLVLDWFERRNKPATPQSLADALGSRVAKSLLQKILEQLHAEEKLHVKDMKKIRFYYRRVLPLSDADGATTTKQHSEPEDDPAATTGERGNAVNVPEVCGGAETCAESPADAHAALLHAVAISAVQLSERSLRLTRWRGWPSSTERADKYADLAREVCELRNSLERLQSRHAGESAEAHGGGSWTSRVRRAVCRYRRARRHWVQRKDWAMCLLEATAGDAHTPLQAAALLGCTTDAEAGVSFEDTAVALPAPLMRELNLSQR; this is encoded by the coding sequence ATGAAAACGTGCAAGACAGGCATCCAGAAAGTGAGGGACGTGTCAGAGGCGACGGTACTCGTGCTGGACTGGTTCGAGCGGCGCAACAAGCCAGCCACACCGCAGTCGCTGGCGGATGCGCTGGGGAGCCGTGTGGCCAAGTCGCTCCTACAGAAAATCttggagcagctgcacgccgaAGAGAAGCTTCATGTAAAGGATATGAAGAAGATCCGCTTCTACTACCGGCGCGTGCTGCCTCTGTCAGACGCCGACGGGGCCACCACGACCAAGCAGCACAGCGAGCCCGAGGACGATccagccgccaccaccggcgaACGAGGAAACGCGGTGAACGTACCAGAGGTATGCGGTGGGGCAGAGACGTGTGCGGAATCACCAGCAGATGcgcatgcggcgctgcttcacGCCGTGGCCATCTCCGCCGTGCAGCTTTCAGAGAGGAGTCTCCGCCTCACTCGCTGGCGCGGGTGGCCCTCGTCGACGGAGCGAGCAGACAAGTATGCAGATCTCGCGCGCGAAGTCTGTGAACTTAGGAACAGCCTAGAGCGCCTCCAGTCGAGGCACGCCGGGGAGTCAGCGGAAGCGCACGGTGGCGGCTCATGGAcatcgcgtgtgcgtcgtgCAGTGTGCCGGTACCGGCGCGCTCGGCGCCACTGGGTGCAGCGCAAGGACTGGGCTATGTGCTTGCTAGAGGCAACGGCGGGCGACGCCCACACCCCCTTGCAGGCTGCAGCGCTCTTGGGCTGCACGACGGATGCCGAGGCGGGTGTCTCCTTCGAAgacacggcggtggcgctgccagCTCCACTCATGCGCGAGTTGAATCTCTCGCAGCGCTGA
- a CDS encoding hypothetical protein (previous protein_id=AAZ09990.1), with protein MSSHVIGALPCPRSSSLLTAACWVHVILFLQVSLSLSLVAAHTMLYTITLALLTFASAFMVADTVANIWQLLNSARVALISYGVWMAALTLTVLGTDWLTTLGFVHALIFVACWWLVRDGDNPAHSSPSRDDYVRFPVMVYVPAFVVLYSLQGWLQ; from the coding sequence ATGAGCAGCCATGTGATTGGTGCCCTTCCCTGTCCacgctcttcctccctcctcactGCCGCATGTTGGGTGCATGTTATCCTATTCCTTCAggtatctctctctctctctctcgtagCCGCGCATACGATGTTGTATACCATTACACTCGCGCTGCTCACattcgcctccgccttcatGGTAGCGGACACAGTGGCGAACATATGGCAGCTGCTGAACAGCGCACGTGTCGCCCTCATCTCCTATGGCGTCTGGATGGCCGCCCTCACGCTGACAGTATTGGGCACGGACTGGCTGACGACACTCGGCTTTGTGCACGCGTTGATCTTCGTCGCATGCTGGTGGCTTGTCCGCGATGGGGACAATCCCGCGCATTCATCCCCCAGTCGCGACGACTACGTGCGCTTCCCCGTGATGGTCTACGTGCCTGCCTTCGTGGTGCTGTACTCCCTTCAGGGTTGGCTACAGTGA
- a CDS encoding conserved hypothetical protein (previous protein_id=AAZ09988.1), giving the protein MPSAATLSIDARKWTETIKAAGADCLCSAVSAKNVTHVLSTATVRAPQKQLCAAVSDFVPAMLENTHGVSILTALVRYGTTATVEQIASKLTPAEEGVWSFTAAPKKEMTKCLSHLLERLVYREDCTGESHNALLGRLKAVKKKSLMTSSFTLPATARLALVDDAFAAGLLSSGEAQKALGRSCQHAATAASAEEFCRTLLERPKDNAASDFVWKALAASMKADAKAHPREAILALLAAHGPVQLVNRMADAMAQWSTVRELCTLDSYAHIIAHLLERCDDERAGNRLVAAVITQEADVTERMGARKAAQQHLLAALAAKSSYAQTLERRLGTSQTKRLAAAKVRFANATQSKATTTQQAILEKLKKLHSTTKSSLVAGTKRARE; this is encoded by the coding sequence ATGCCTTCCGCAGCGACACTCTCGATCGACGCGCGCAAGTGGACTGAGACGATCAAGGCGGCGGGCGCTGACTGCCTCTGCTCTGCTGTCTCTGCGAAGAACGTTACCCATGTCCTGTCGACCGCCACGGTTCGAGCGCCGCAGAAGCAGCTTTGCGCCGCGGTGAGCGACTTTGTGCCAGCGATGCTGGAGAACACTCACGGCGTCTCGATCTTGacagcgctggtgcgctATGGCACCACGGCGACCGTTGAACAAATTGCCAGCAAACTCACTCCAGCGGAAGAGGGCGTATGGTCGTTCACGGCTGCTCCAAAGAAGGAGATGACCAAGTGCCTGTCACACCTGCTTGAGCGGCTGGTGTACCGAGAGGACTGCACCGGCGAGTCCCACAACGCACTTTTGGGCCGGCTGAAGGCTGTCAAGAAGAAGTCGCTGATGACCTCCTCCTTTACGCTGCCCGCCACTGCTCGCCTCGCGCTGGTGGATGATGCATTCGCTGCAGGGCTCCTGTCCTCGGGTGAGGCGCAGAAGGCGCTGGGCAGGTCGTGCcagcacgccgccaccgccgcctccgcggaggAGTTTTGCCGCACACTGCTTGAGAGGCCGAAAGACAACGCAGCCAGTGATTTTGTTTGGAAAGCACTGGCGGCTAGTATGAAGGCAGACGCCAAGGCGCACCCACGCGAGGCCAttctcgccctcctcgccgcgCACGGACCCGTGCAGCTGGTGAACAGGATGGCCGACGCGATGGCACAGTGGTCGACGGTACGCGAACTGTGCACCCTTGACTCTTACGCGCACATCATCGCCCACCTGCTGGAGCGCTGCGACGACGAGAGAGCCGGCAACAGGTTGGTCGCTGCCGTCATCACGCAAGAGGCGGACGTGACGGAGCGGATGGGTGCGCGCAaggcggcccagcagcacctcctggCGGCGCTCGCAGCGAAGTCCAGCTATGCGCAGACCCTAGAGAGGCGTCTTGGTACCTCGCAGACGAAGCgcctggcggcggcgaaggtaCGCTTCGCAAACGCCACGCAGTCGAAGGCGACCACGACGCAGCAGGCGATCCTCGAGAAGCTGAAGAAGCTGCACAGCACCACCAAATCCTCCCTCGTCGCCGGGAcgaagcgcgcgcgtgagTGA
- a CDS encoding aldo-keto reductase-like protein (previous protein_id=AAZ09993.1): MSANVLAYRPLAGPVIAITHRIAMRDSHTIPQLGFGTYRLPVSEATDAVAFALSCGYRHVDCAKAYGNEAAVGEALAQALRTRCTRREDLFVTSKLWPTDQHPDHVEAACRATLAALQLDYLDLYLIHWPVCMRHTPHWTSDEDRYPRHRDGTPAIDTSVTLLDTWTAMNRLVDRGLVKSIGLANCTTAHVNDLVKAVAEAKLAHLPVLNQVEHHPGIVDGDLIGCLGSHDMLMAAYCPLGMPTCSTPPGFQSLLDDPVLRSLSAFSGFSPARLLLNWSVDRHNVVIVKSASREHIRSNAKAARFALDDRTRLVLDNYHLLVRNFRVMNPTHFSVDGATPFFAAEDARLQREIDAYRSTRTGTTTAPPSPRS, encoded by the coding sequence ATGTCCGCCAACGTGCTGGCGTATCGTCCACTGGCTGGGCCGGTGATCGCCATCACGCACCGCATTGCCATGCGTGACAGCCACACAATACCACAGCTCGGTTTTGGCACGTATCGCCTGCCCGTCTCGGAGGCCACTGATGCCGTCGCTTTTGCACTCTCCTGCGGCTACCGTCATGTGGACTGCGCCAAGGCGTACGGCAACGAGGCCGCCGTCGGGGAGGCGCTCgcacaggcgctgcgcacccgGTGCACCCGCCGCGAGGACCTTTTCGTTACGTCGAAGCTGTGGCCGACGGACCAGCACCCCGACCACGTCGAggccgcctgccgcgccacccTCGCAGCATTGCAGCTCGACTACCTCGACCTGTACCTTATCCACTGGCCTGTGTGCATGCGGCACACGCCGCATTGGACCTCCGACGAGGACCGCTAcccccgccaccgcgacggcaCCCCCGCCATCGACACCTCGGTGACGCTGCTCGACACGTGGACGGCCATGAACAGGCTGGTGGACCGTGGGCTGGTGAAGTCGATTGGGCTGGCCAactgcaccaccgcccatGTAAACGACCTCGTGAAGGCAGTCGCAGAGGCGAAGCTCGCCCACCTGCCCGTACTCAATCAAGTCGAGCACCACCCCGGTATCGTGGACGGCGATCTGATAGGCTGCCTCGGCTCCCACGACATGCTGATGGCGGCCTATTGCCCACTCGGCATGCCGACCTGTAGCACCCCGCCGGGCTTCCAGTCCCTCCTGGACGACCCCGTTCTGCGGTCGCTGAGTGCGTTCAGCGGCTTCAGCCCGGCGCGACTGTTGCTGAATTGGAGCGTCGACCGCCACAACGTCGTGATCGTGAAGTCCGCCAGCCGGGAGCACATCAGGTCTAACGCCAAGGCAGCACGCTTTGCTCTAGACGACCGGacgcggctggtgctggaCAACTACCACCTCCTTGTGCGCAACTTCCGCGTCATGAACCCGACGCACTTTAGCGTCGACGGCGCGACGCCGTTCTTCGCGGCAGAGGATGCGCGTTTGCAACGCGAAATCGACGCCTACAGGTCGACAAGGACGGgaacgacgacagcgccgccctcgccacgTTCTTGA